From one Kwoniella shandongensis chromosome 4, complete sequence genomic stretch:
- a CDS encoding 40S ribosomal uS14 domain-containing protein — MTRRRPLPPLSRRDILALEILHQLCAYEQLYHELFAAYFGLVKPAQRATEKYHYEVEELLINPRTGERVKGCDDRKTVIDMIRNIAHTQTKRQGNEIPNWWIGNVEANFINTLKNTDIKPRSCPEFGDQVGLFCSPTERPKRSRTMQKAAPLKLSTPTKRSINGTLIPVKGQDHLDSSSSQVPLPVTHEVSLTGVSFVLFTFPRRVTKPSLYGFNDGLTFDHSYNGKDYVHLGLGVARMVNHSCEPNVEWDYDNAPPPDFDTEIPGVAYMDVELEFTRDVKVGEQITAFYSENFAKKRCTCPSTKHHPSRASNDISDHGNDSSDDEDCILVEEASSDDETSNRSTSEGDDSNSEEESMSTDSSCDDASDKVDESVSSDSRSDYDSYSEDESTSSRTSKRSPRPVLSRDTPEPPPPAKRQSLPPSPDVQAPIAYEVLSDNEDDFQCIGIKLSNRTSERLIQPTRNKGKEKERSFDTIDMTDIPNTPPRPRKQARTSQLDNSATPSTLGGSSMSTPIAHSGYDSSEVDRLRPDLIGNAPGPLVQGNIFDKLQDNIMTIRGVYEMMEREEQAMVRTMLELKKHQEAMRDAHEMLDGLLQTQIELIDALKGGTGEAHSNVWFSRPRTYGKGSRQCRVCAHQAGLIRKWGLDMCRQCFREKSAAIGFVKNN, encoded by the exons ATGACACGCAGACgccctcttccccctctttcGCGCCGAGATATTCTCGCTCTTGAGATCCTGCACCAACTCTGTGCATACGAGCAACTCTATCATGAGCTCTTTGCGGCATATTTCGGTCTGGTCAAACCTGCACAAAGGGCGACGGAGAAATATCATTatgaggttgaagagctGTTGATCAATCCAAGAACAGGA GAAAGGGTGAAAGGGTGTGACGACAGGAAGACTGTGATTGACATGATCAGGAATAT CGCTCACACTCAGACCAAGAGGCAGGGGAATGAAATCCCAAATTGGTGGATTGGAAA TGTCGAAGCTAATTTCATAAACACCCTCAAGAATACCGATATCAAACCGCGATCTTGCCCCGAGTTCGGAGATCAAGTCGGTCTATTCTGCTCTCCCACCGAACGTCCCAAGCGGAGCAGAACAATGCAGAAAGCTGCACCTCTAAAGCTTTCCACACCTACGAAACGGTCCATCAATGGCACACTAATCCCTGTTAAGGGTCAAGATCACCTGgactcgtcctcttcccagGTGCCTCTTCCTGTCACCCACGAAGTCAGCCTAACTGGTGTTAGCTTTGttctcttcacctttccAAGACGTGTTACCAAGCCTTCTTTGTACGGATTCAATGATGGTCTGACTTTCGACCATTCTTATAATGGTAAGGACTATGTGCACCTAGGTCTCGGTGTAGCCAGAATGGTAAAT CACTCGTGCGAGCCGAACGTCGAGTGGGATTACGATaatgctcctcctcctgattTCGACACTGAAATTCCAGGTGTGGCATACATggatgtcgagctcgagttTACGCGAGATGTCAAGGTCGGTGAACAGATCACAGCTTTCTACTCTGAGAACTTTG CCAaaaagaggtg CACATGTCCAAGCACAAAGCACCATCCCTCGAGGGCCTCGAATGACATCTCCGACCATGGTAACGATTctagcgatgatgaagattgCATTCTTGTCGAAGAAGCGTCGAGTGACGACGAAACATCGAATAGATCGACATCAGAGGGCGACGACTCCAACAGCGAGGAGGAGTCGATGTCGACGGATTCGAGCTGCGACGATGCTTCAGACAAAGTCGACGAATCAGTTTCATCAGATTCGAGGAGCGATTATGATTCGTACAGCGAAGATGAATCGACTTCATCGAGAACCTCGAAGAGATCACCACGACCCGTTTTGTCTCGAGATACCCCAgaacctccccctcctgccAAAAGACagtctcttccaccttcacctgatGTACAAGCCCCGATCGCCTACGAGGTGTTGTCAGATAACGAAGATGATTTCCAATGTATCGGAATCAAGCTGAGTAACCGCACGAGTGAACGGCTCATTCAACCAACAAGAaacaaggggaaagaaaaagAGAGATCTTTCGACACGATCGACATGACGGATATCCCTAATACTCCCCCACGACCAAGAAAGCAAGCAAGGACCTCCCAGCTCGACAATTCTGCGACCCCTTCGACGCTCGGCGGCTCCTCGATGTCGACTCCGATCGCTCATTCCGGCTATGATAGCTCAGAAGTCGATCGCCTCCGGCCTGACCTCATTGGCAATGCACCTGGACCATTAGTACAAGGAAATATATTCGACAAGCTGCAAGACAACATCATGACGATCCGGGGAGTTTATGAGATGATGGAGCGCGAAGAACAAGCTATGGTCAGAACTATGCTAGAACTCAAGAAGCATCAAGAGGCGATGAGAGACGCTCATGAGATGCTGGACGGATTGTTACAGACCCAAATCGAGCTAATCGACGCGTTGAAAGGTGGCACCGGAGA GGCTCACTCTAACGTTTGGTTCTCCCG ACCCAGGACTTACGGCAAGGGCTCTCGTCAATGCCGAGTCTGTGCTCACCAGGCCGGTCTCATCCG AAAGTG GGGACTTGACATGTGCCGACAGTGCTTCCGTGAGAAGTCTGCCGCCATCGGTttcgtcaag AACAACTAA
- a CDS encoding amino-acid acetyltransferase, mitochondrial has translation MVKPPIRAAPFRAGLARLAPGRGKLTAGFSQIRYRQHESQTLQEIANEDNDFILSILQASPSVRDSRSYLSSFAPPPPDPSSPPITEEATASTTTTASAANPEPNMLVTSLLNPIHRRPALVKIQGPFTDAQMDSICRGMAYLQRMGLVSVIVVDRDDLPSNEPSDRFEAQRQRMMVRHEVERVVAFLARHRATARPVLSTVARMADPSGESLDGKQSGKQVENGIFVEEEGLDHVRRAVAEGEIPVLLPVALDSGCRSRRISSNRVLLALASAMSTRPDPASASTSLSPTPTTRDIDLTPLRLLVINREGGIPSYARAGLPHLSINLASEYSYINRTFLPQWTETHPTALSSLRLANGCLAHMPREASALIVSHRSSAAMIANLITNKPAHSASLPHALLVESEGRITRDTPTLLRKGLPVRVLRSMEEVDQEKLTALLEKSFRRVLDREAFYERLRNDLDFVIVVGDYAGAAICTLEGKGTSTYPHNHPEPICYLDKFAVHPSHQGDGTVDFLWVALRDETYGLGLLDASNPSIGSLRGVGKGRDLVWRSRADNPVNKWYFERSSGFVRTKDGKWKVFWCDAEQRLGELWKEREFGGGRLVKVMEKEEVGRVDWWEREIGQIPSAWAA, from the exons ATGGTCAAGCCGCCCATCCGAGCAGCTCCTTTCCGAGCGGGTCTGGCGAGACTTGCTCCCGGTCGAGGGAAGTTGACGGCTGGATTCTCG CAAATTCGATATCGACAACACGAGTCACAGACATTACAAGAGATAGCCAACGAAGACAAT GATTTTATCCTTTCCATCTTGCAAGCATCACCCTCTGTCCGAGATTCCCGTTCCTACCTGTCTTCCTttgctcctccacctcctgatccgtcatctccacctATAACGGAAGAAGCTACAGCCTCTACTACGACTACTGCTTCTGCTGCCAACCCCGAACCGAATATGCTTGTCACTTCGCTCCTTAATCCAATTCACCGACGACCAGCACTCGTCAAGATCCAAGGTCCTTTCACTGACGCTCAGATGGATTCTATCTGTCGTGGAATGGCCTACCTCCAACGAATGGGTCTTGTCAGCGTCATTGTTGTTGACCGTGATGATTTACCGTCGAATGAACCGTCTGATCGATTCGAAGCTCAAcgacagaggatgatggttCGACACGAAGTGGAAAGGGTCGTGGCGTTCCTTGCGAGACACAGAGCGACGGCCCGTCCGGTGTTATCGACAGTTGCGAGGATGGCGGACCCAAGTGGAGAATCGTTGGACGGAAAACAGAGTGGGAAACAGGTAGAGAATGGGATCtttgtggaagaagaaggattggatCATGTTAGACGAGCAGTCGCTGAAGGGGAGATACCCGTCTTACTGCCAGTTGCCTTGGACTCGGGCTGTCGATCACGTCGAATCTCGTCAAATAGAGTCTTACTCGCACTCGCCTCGGCGATGTCCACTCGACCGGATCCGGCTTCCGCTTCAACTTCATTATCTCCAACACCGACTACAAGGGATATCGACTTGACTCCACTCCGTCTGCTCGTGATAAACCGAGAAGGTGGTATTCCATCCTATGCTCGTGCAGGTCTTCCCCATTTATCTATCAACTTGGCTTCCGAATACTCATACATCAATCGAACCTTCCTCCCTCAGTGGACCGAGACCCATCCTACGGCATTATCCAGCTTGCGCTTAGCGAACGGGTGTCTCGCTCACATGCCTCGAGAAGCATCTGCTCTCATCGTCTCTCACCGTTCTTCCGCCGCTATGATCGCCAACTTGATCACCAACAAACCTGCCCATTCCGCCTCACTCCCCCATGCTCTACTCGTCGAATCGGAAGGTCGAATCACACGAGATACTCCAACCCTCCTTCGAAAGGGTTTGCCAGTCCGTGTCCTCCGAAGtatggaagaggttgatcaAGAGAAGTTGACTGCTTTGCTCGAAAAGAGTTTTAGGAGAGTATTGGATCGAGAAGCGTTCTACGAGAGACTTCGGAACGATCTCGATTTCGTCATTGTCGTCGGAGACTATGCCGGTGCGGCAATATGTACCCTTGAAGGTAAAGGGACTTCGACATATCCACATAACCATCCCGAACCGATTTGTTACCTGGACAAATTCGCAgttcatccttctcatcaagGCGATGGTACAGTCGATTTCCTCTGGGTCGCATTACGTGATGAAACATACGGTCTTGGTCTCTTGGACGCCTCCAATCCCTCTATTGGTTCTTTGCGCGGTGTTGGAAAAGGCAGAGATTTAGTATGGAGGAGTCGTGCAGATAATCCAGTCAACAAGTGGTATTTCGAACGAAGTAGTGGGTTCGTTAGGACAAAAGATGGGAAATGGAAAGTGTTCTGGTGTGATGCCGAACAGAGATTAGGAGAGTtatggaaggaaagagaatttggaggtgggagattGGTCAAAGTAATGGaaaaggaggaggtgggtcGAGTCGattggtgggagagggagattggacAGATCCCCTCAGCATGGGCGGCATGA
- a CDS encoding argininosuccinate lyase — MSSDQDFTKRKLWGGRFTGSTDPLMHEFNQSLKYDKRMYAADVRGSIAFSKALLKAGILVESEQKEIERGLKVVESEWAEGKFAIQADDEDIHTANERRLSEIIGKDIGGKLHTGRSRNDQVATDMRIWLMDETARVEGYLKDMLNVMVSRAEKEVDAILPGYTHLQRAQPVRWSHFLLSHAQSFLSDLERLRQLVPRISVLPLGSAALAGNPYSLDRELLRSELGFQSIGENSMHAVADRDFIVEWLQWASLTQIHMSRLAEDLIIYSTAEFGFVLLSDAYSTGSSIMPQKKNPDSLELLRGKSGRTFGQMAGFMMSLKGVPSTYNKDLQEDKEPLFDAVDTVSAALRIAEGVLATLSINPEKMAAALTMDMLATDIADYLVRKGVPFRETHHISGRAVALAENTKRQISDLSMDEWEDLSEHFDETVKDVFDFETSVEKRNAIGGPARSMITRQVEVARNRIGK, encoded by the exons ATGTCTTCAGACCAAGATTTCACCAAGCGTAAGCTATGGGG TGGCCGATTCACTGGCTCCACCGACCCTTT GATGCACGAATTCAACCAATCGCTCAAATATGACAAGCGAATGTACGCAGCCGACGTCCGAGGGTCTATCGCTTTCTCCAAAGCCTTGTTGAAAGCTGGTATTCTCGTTGAGAGTGAGCaaaaggagattgagagggGCTTGAAAGTTGTCGAGAGCGAGTGGGCAGAGGGCAAG TTCGCCATCCAagctgatgacgaggatatcCACACTGCCAACGAGAGGCGATTGAGTGAGATCATTGGCAAGGATATTGGTGGAAAGTTGCATACCGGTCGAAGTAGGAACGACCAAGTTGCAACTGACATGCGAATCTggttg ATGGACGAGACTGCTCGAGTCGAGGGATACCTCAAGGATATGCTCAACGTCATGGTTTCTCGTGCCGAGAAAGAGGTCGATGCTATCCTTCCCGGTTACACCCACTTACAACGAGCTCAACCTGTTCGATGgtcccacttcctcctttcccacgctcaatccttcctctctgatCTCGAACGACTCCGTCAACTCGTCCCCCGAAtctctgtccttcctctcggTTCTGCAGCTTTGGCCGGTAACCCGTATTCACTTGACCGAGAGTTGTTGAGGTCAGAATTGGGTTTCCAATCGATCGGAGAGAACTCGATGCACGCTGTCGCCGATAGGGATTTCATCGTGGAATGGTTGCAATGGGCGAGTCTTACTCAGATCCACATGAGTCGATTGGCGGAGGATTTGATCATTTACTCGACCGCGGAGTTCGGTTTCGTTCTTCTCAGCGATGCCTACag TACCGGCTCATCCATCATGCCTCAGAAGAAGAACCCCGACTCTCTCGAACTGCTTCGAGGAAAGTCAGGAAGGACATTCGGTCAGATGGCTGGATTCATGATGTCCCTCAAGGGCGTGCCTTCTACGTACAACAAGGACTTGcaagaggacaaggagcCACTCTTCGATGCCGTTGACACTGTATCAGCTGCTTTGAGGATCGCTGAGGGTGTTCTTGCGACGCTATCT ATCAATCCCGAAAAGATGGCGGCGGCTTTGACCATGGACATGCTCGCTACCGATATCGCAGACTACCTCGTCCGAAAGGGTGTTCCCTTCCGAGAAACGCACCACATCTCTGGTCGTGCCGTCGCTTTGGCCGAGAACACCAAACGACAAATCTCAGATCTGTCCATggacgagtgggaagacTTGAGCGAGCATTTCGATGAGACTGTGAAAGACGTCTTTGACTTCGAGACAAgtgtcgagaagaggaatgcgATTGGAGGTCCTGCTAGGTCTATGATCACCAGGCAGGTCGAGGTTGCCAGGAACAGGATTGGCAAGTGA
- a CDS encoding ubiquitin-like protein-NEDD8-like protein RUB3, translating into MIVKVKTLTGREVDIDVQPDMTISKVKERVEEKAGIPPVQQRLIFGGKAMADDKTIQDYKIQAGAVIHLVLALRGGIRA; encoded by the exons ATGATCGTCaaagtcaag ACTCTTACAGGAagggag gtcgatatcgatgttCAACCTGACATGACA ATCAGTAAAGTGAAAGAGCGAGTCGAGGAGAAAGCTGGTATTCCACCTGTTCAACAACGGCTCATTTTCGGTGGTAAAGCCAT GGCGGACGACAAAACAATTCAGGACTACAAGATCCAAGCGGGAGCCGTTATCCATCTTGTCCTTGCGCTTCGTGGTGGTATTCGAGCATAA